In the Sarcophilus harrisii chromosome 1, mSarHar1.11, whole genome shotgun sequence genome, one interval contains:
- the OSBP2 gene encoding oxysterol-binding protein 2 isoform X5, whose amino-acid sequence MINACRDFLELAEIHSRKWQRALQYEQEQRVRLEETIEQLAKQHNSLERACRGAPANPQSDNLTQGPGDTKKDTSPVPVLGGLSGWWRRRAHTRHRRIFGKASCRRAGATGEISDEDEDTEYFDAMEDSSFITVITDPKENRSAEGGNEESPVDEWNSEDHVFGNVSRKVGIPPKVKRRTRIPDKPNYNINLWSIMKNCIGKELSKIPMPVNFNEPLSMLQRLTEDLEYHELLDKAVKCENSTEQMCFVAAFSVSSYSTTVNRIAKPFNPMLGETYELDQMEEMGFRSLCEQVSHHPPAAAHHVFSKNGWTLWQEITISSKFRGKYLSIMPLGDIHLEFHASGNHYIWRKSTSTVHNIIVGKLWIDQTGDIEIINHKTKDKCLLKFTPYSYFSKDYTRKVTGVVTDSKEKAHYVLSGSWDEKMECAKIIQSSHSSPSTEGKQKMVYQTLPAKILWKKYPLPENAENMYYFSELALILNEPEEGVAPTDSRWRPDQRLMENGQWDEANAEKQRLEEKQRMIRRKRLESSGQEPLDEGKDELYKPLWFEKKLDPFTGVEAYVYKGGYWEAKEQQNWAMCPDIF is encoded by the exons GCTTGTCGGGACTTCTTGGAACTAGCAGAAATACACAGTCGGAAATGGCAAAGAGCCCTACAATATGAGCAGGAGCAAAGGGTCCGCCTGGAAGAGACCATCGAACAGTTAGCCAAACAGCATAACAGCCTGGAACGCGCCTGCCGCGGGGCCCCCGCCAATCCCCAGTCTGACAACCTCACCCAGG GTCCTGGGGACACCAAGAAAGACACAAGCCCAGTCCCTGTCCTCGGGGGGCTCTCGGGCTGGTGGCGGAGACGAGCACACACAAGACACAGACGAATTTTCGGAAAGGCCTCCTGCAGGCGGGCAG GGGCCACAGGGGAGATCAGTGACGAAGATGAGGATACAGAGTATTTTGACGCCATGGAAGATTCGTCTTTCATCACAGTAATCACAGACCCAAAAGAAAACAG ATCTGCTGAAGGTGGGAATGAGGAGAGCCCAGTGGATGAGTGGAATTCTGAGGACCAT GTGTTTGGGAACGTCTCGCGCAAAGTGGGCATCCCACCCAAAGTCAAGAGGAGGACACGCATCCCTGACAAACCTAACTATAACATTAACCTCTGGAGCATAATGAAGAACTGTATCGGCAAAGAGCTGTCCAAGATCCCCATGCCT GTGAATTTTAATGAGCCCCTGTCCATGCTCCAGCGACTGACGGAGGACCTGGAGTACCACGAACTGCTGGACAAGGCCGTCAAGTGCGAGAACTCCACGGAGCAGATGTGCTTTGTGGCCGCCTTCTCAGTGTCTTCCTACTCCACCACCGTCAACCGCATAGCTAAGCCATTCAATCCCATGCTGGGAGAGACTTATGAGCTGGACCAGATGGAAGAAATGGGCTTCCGTTCCCTCTGTGAGCAG GTGAGCCACCACCCTCCTGCAGCTGCCCACCATGTATTCTCCAAAAATGGCTGGACCCTGTGGCAGGAAATCACCATCTCCAGCAAGTTCCGGGGCAAATATCTCTCCATTATGCCACTAG gtGACATTCACCTCGAATTCCATGCTAGCGGAAATCATTACATCTGGCGGAAAAGTACCTCTACTGTGCACAATATCATTGTGGGCAAGCTCTGGATTGATCAG ACAGGAGACATAGAGATAATTAACCATAAGACAAAGGATAAGTGTCTACTGAAGTTTACACCCTACAGCTACTTCTCAAAAGACTACACCCGAAAG GTGACCGGGGTGGTGACAGACAGCAAAGAGAAGGCCCATTATGTCCTGTCGGGCTCGTGGGATGAGAAGATGGAGTGCGCCAAGATCATCCAGAGCAGCCACAGCAGCCCCAGCACAGAGGGCAAACAGAAGATGGTCTACCAGACCCTGCCGGCCAAGATCTTGTGGAAGAAGTACCCTCTGCC GGAGAACGCCGAGAACATGTATTACTTCTCGGAGCTGGCCTTGATCCTGAACGAGCCCGAAGAGGGCGTGGCCCCCACGGACAGCCGGTGGCGGCCGGACCAGCGCCTCATGGAGAACGGCCAGTGGGACGAGGCCAATGCCGAGAAACAGCGGCTGGAGGAGAAGCAGAGGATGATCCGCCGGAAGCGCCTCGAGTCCAGTGGCCAAGAGCCGCTGGATGAAG GGAAGGACGAGCTATACAAGCCCCTGTGGTTCGAGAAGAAGCTGGACCCCTTCACTGGGGTGGAGGCCTATGTCTACAAGGGAGGCTACTGGGAGGCGAAGGAGCAGCAGAACTGGGCCATGTGCCCGGACATCTTCTGA
- the OSBP2 gene encoding oxysterol-binding protein 2 isoform X6: protein MEDSSFITVITDPKENRSAEGGNEESPVDEWNSEDHVFGNVSRKVGIPPKVKRRTRIPDKPNYNINLWSIMKNCIGKELSKIPMPVNFNEPLSMLQRLTEDLEYHELLDKAVKCENSTEQMCFVAAFSVSSYSTTVNRIAKPFNPMLGETYELDQMEEMGFRSLCEQVSHHPPAAAHHVFSKNGWTLWQEITISSKFRGKYLSIMPLGDIHLEFHASGNHYIWRKSTSTVHNIIVGKLWIDQTGDIEIINHKTKDKCLLKFTPYSYFSKDYTRKVTGVVTDSKEKAHYVLSGSWDEKMECAKIIQSSHSSPSTEGKQKMVYQTLPAKILWKKYPLPENAENMYYFSELALILNEPEEGVAPTDSRWRPDQRLMENGQWDEANAEKQRLEEKQRMIRRKRLESSGQEPLDEGKDELYKPLWFEKKLDPFTGVEAYVYKGGYWEAKEQQNWAMCPDIF, encoded by the exons ATGGAAGATTCGTCTTTCATCACAGTAATCACAGACCCAAAAGAAAACAG ATCTGCTGAAGGTGGGAATGAGGAGAGCCCAGTGGATGAGTGGAATTCTGAGGACCAT GTGTTTGGGAACGTCTCGCGCAAAGTGGGCATCCCACCCAAAGTCAAGAGGAGGACACGCATCCCTGACAAACCTAACTATAACATTAACCTCTGGAGCATAATGAAGAACTGTATCGGCAAAGAGCTGTCCAAGATCCCCATGCCT GTGAATTTTAATGAGCCCCTGTCCATGCTCCAGCGACTGACGGAGGACCTGGAGTACCACGAACTGCTGGACAAGGCCGTCAAGTGCGAGAACTCCACGGAGCAGATGTGCTTTGTGGCCGCCTTCTCAGTGTCTTCCTACTCCACCACCGTCAACCGCATAGCTAAGCCATTCAATCCCATGCTGGGAGAGACTTATGAGCTGGACCAGATGGAAGAAATGGGCTTCCGTTCCCTCTGTGAGCAG GTGAGCCACCACCCTCCTGCAGCTGCCCACCATGTATTCTCCAAAAATGGCTGGACCCTGTGGCAGGAAATCACCATCTCCAGCAAGTTCCGGGGCAAATATCTCTCCATTATGCCACTAG gtGACATTCACCTCGAATTCCATGCTAGCGGAAATCATTACATCTGGCGGAAAAGTACCTCTACTGTGCACAATATCATTGTGGGCAAGCTCTGGATTGATCAG ACAGGAGACATAGAGATAATTAACCATAAGACAAAGGATAAGTGTCTACTGAAGTTTACACCCTACAGCTACTTCTCAAAAGACTACACCCGAAAG GTGACCGGGGTGGTGACAGACAGCAAAGAGAAGGCCCATTATGTCCTGTCGGGCTCGTGGGATGAGAAGATGGAGTGCGCCAAGATCATCCAGAGCAGCCACAGCAGCCCCAGCACAGAGGGCAAACAGAAGATGGTCTACCAGACCCTGCCGGCCAAGATCTTGTGGAAGAAGTACCCTCTGCC GGAGAACGCCGAGAACATGTATTACTTCTCGGAGCTGGCCTTGATCCTGAACGAGCCCGAAGAGGGCGTGGCCCCCACGGACAGCCGGTGGCGGCCGGACCAGCGCCTCATGGAGAACGGCCAGTGGGACGAGGCCAATGCCGAGAAACAGCGGCTGGAGGAGAAGCAGAGGATGATCCGCCGGAAGCGCCTCGAGTCCAGTGGCCAAGAGCCGCTGGATGAAG GGAAGGACGAGCTATACAAGCCCCTGTGGTTCGAGAAGAAGCTGGACCCCTTCACTGGGGTGGAGGCCTATGTCTACAAGGGAGGCTACTGGGAGGCGAAGGAGCAGCAGAACTGGGCCATGTGCCCGGACATCTTCTGA